From the genome of candidate division TA06 bacterium:
CCGGCAACTACCGCTGGGTTCACATCTGGGTAAAGCCTCTTACCGAAGGCTCGTGGGTCAGCTTCCATTGCTGGGACAGCACCAAGGCCGGCTGGCGTGACATGAACGGAGACAAGAACGGGGACAAGCTGTTTGCCGCCAATGAAGACCTTCAGCTTAACCAGTGGAACGAGCTGTGGGTAGACCTGGATAAGAATATTCAGGGCTACACCGGCGGCACGGTAAGGGGCGTGCACATGCACGCCAGCCCCGGGGCGGTGATCAGGTTTGACGGGATATATACCTGCTCCCGCAACTGGAGCACGTATTACTACCATACGGATTATCTCAACAGCCCCAGAGCAATGACAGACCAAAGTGGGGCGGTGGTGTGGCGGCAGGACTATCTTGCTTTTGGCGCCGATTACAGCTTAAGCGCCACCGGCAATACCCATAAGTTTACGGGGCATATAAAGGACAATGCCACGGGGCAGTATTATGCCAAGGCCAGGTATTTTACCACGGGTTTGGGCCGCTGGAGCCAGCCTGAGCCATTGTTGAAGGGGGTGCCAGGAAAAGGGTTGTTAACTACACCACAGCTATTGAACCCGTATGTGTACTGTAATAACAACCCGCTCAAGTACACAGATCCCGACGGGAAGTGGATTGCCCCCGTACTTGGTGCAGCAATAGTTGGCATAGGTATTGACTATGCGATGCAATGGCGTGCATCAGGTAAATCTTTTAGTGAATATTATAAGAGCGGTGAATATAGTACAAAAAGGGCGGCAATAATTGGTGGTTCGAGTTCTGTAGTCGCTGGTGCTGGTGCTTTGGCAGGTGTTGCACAGGGTACATTAGTCGCGAAGGCTTTGTTCGTTGGTTCTGTAGGTGCGGCTACAAGCATTAGTAAACAAGCTGCATTAGGTGAAAACCCAAGTTCGAAAACTGCCGCAATTTCTGGTGCAACCAGTGCAGCTGGCTATTGTGTCACTTCTGGCGTATCTGCTTTAGCAAATCAAGTGTCACCACCCACTTTTATAACACAACAGCCGATAGTAAACCCAAATGGTGGTACCGCAGGTTTTGAAAGTGTTTGGAACTCCACTCCAACAACTTCTGTTTTAAATGAAGGCATTAAAGCTGCAGGTGATGTCACGGGTGAGGTTATACAGTCCGTTGTCGAACAAACAACAGAGAATAAAAAGAAAGAGGATAATACGGGAGGAGGTCAATAATGAATATCTATGCTAAAACAAGCGACATTGTACGGTGGAAATATTCTTATCAAATCCTGTATTTTATTGCAGCATTAAATGGTTTGGTAGGTGTGCTATCAATATTTATTACGTCTGAAATATTGATAACATTAGGAGGAAAATTTGTAATATTTTCTAGTATTTTGTTTGCATTGTTGGCACTATTTATACACAAAAAAAAGAGCAATGTTGCGGCTTGGATAGCAACCATATGTTGGTCTATTGAGATATTATCTACCATTGTTAGTGTCATATGGCTCAATAAGGAGATCTTTTTTGTCGGCATATTTATGAAAATATTTATTTTATATTATATCGCTGGTGGAATTGGTGCAGTAAAGCGCATAAGGAACGCCGAGCCTTTGGTGGCAACAGCAAGTCCGAAATAAAAACATAGAGTTAAACTTCAGAAACGCAAAACCCCGCTGTAATCAGCGGGGTTTTTATTTGGTATCTCTTTAGGCCCGGCTAATAGCCGGGTTTTCTTTTTTAACTGCGGGCGGCCTGTTTTACCTGGCCTACTTTGAGCTTTTCTCTTTCCAGGAAGGTGTCCAAAAACTGTACAATCTGCTTGCGCTCCTTGGCTGGGAGCTTTTCGAATTGGCTCACCCTGCGCCATAGCCTGTTGTCACGGTTTTTTGGCGTGTGTTCTATTTATCCATTCCCAAAAATTGATCGGTAGTAATGCCCAGTGCTTTGGCTAATATCTGCAATAGGCTAAAATCAGTTTGACTTACCCCCCAATATTTGCTATATTTACGCTATGTTCACCGCCTTTTTCCCCAAAAAATACCTGGGCCTGGATATCGGCAATTCCGCGGTCAAGATCGCCGAGGTGGCGGTTTCCCGCAGCCGGATCACCGTCACCCGGCTGATCAAGGCCCAACTGCCGCCCCAGGACCCGGAACAGCACCGTGACATGGTCCCGGTGGCCCAGGCTCTATGCGACCTGGCCCAAAAGCACCAGCTCCGGGACAAAGGGGTCTATTCCAATCTTTCCGGGGCCTATGTGGCCTCGCGCTTGTTCACCCTGCCGGCCATGGCCCACCACGAACTGCTGGCCTACATCCGCAGCCATGCATCTGAATATTTTCCGGCCAGCGTCAAGATCAACGAAGTGGAGTTCGACTTCCATCTGCTTAAGGAGGAGTTCAAGGAGGGCCAGGAGTCGGTCCAGCTGATGCTGGCGGCCGGGCGCAAGAAGGCGGTAATAAGCCAGCTGGAGATGATCGAACAGGCCGGGCTGCTGCCGGCAGCGCTGGACGCCAGCTCTCTAAGCCTGCTGAACTCATTCGTAGCCCACCCGGCCATGCTTACGGGAAAGCCGCTGGCCATAATTGACATCGGGCATTCCCTGACCAAGGTGATGGTGGTCAAGGACCAGATGGTGAACTTCGTCACCGAGGTCGCTCTGGGCGGCGATGCCATTACCCGGGCCATCGCCCAAAAATATTCACTGGAACACCAGCAGGCCGAGGATGTCAAACTAAAACTCTCGCTCCTGGCCAAGATCGAAGACGAGGATGTGATCACGATCGGCGGACAGCGGATAAATGCCAGCGAGATTTATCAGACGGTCCTGCCGGTGATGAAACAGCTGGCCGGCGAACTGCAGAAGGTGCGGAGGTTCCTTTTAATTGACAAAGCCTGGCAGTTCATGCTGCTTACCGGCGGCGCCAGCCGCAGTTTCGGATTGAAAGATACGCTGGAAAGCGAACTGCTATGTCCGGCTGATATGCAGGACACCATAAACGGACTTGAGATCGGTCCGCCGCTGAACCAGGAAGTTCCGGAGTTCAGCCTGGCCATAGGTCTGGCTCTGAAGGCTATCCGGCCCTTTGTCAACCGGATAGACCTGATCCCGGCTTCCGAACGTTTAAGGGTGGAAGACAAGATGATCGTTGCCGCCACAGGCAGGTTTGCCAAGGCTTCCGGGTTGGCTCTGGCTGTGATCTCGGCCGCTTTCCTTCTGGCCTGGCTGGGATCGGGCTATGTCTGCCGCCGGACGGACCTGAAATTCAAAACGATTTCCACCGAGTGGCAAAAGGCCAAACAGTTGAGGGACATCAACGCCGAGCTGTTGCGAGGGAGTGAGATCCTTAACGGCATACCGGCCCAAAGGGCCGGCCTGGCCCCGGCCCTGGCCGACCTGTCCCAAAGCGCGCCCCAAAACCTGTGGCTGACGGCCCTGGATATCAAGGGGCGGATGCAGCCGGGGCAGGAGGATGAAGCCGATATCTTCACTACCGTGCAATGCCGGCTGGCCGGATATTCCATAGCGCAGGAACAGGTGCTGTCCCTGGTCAAGTCGTTGGAAAAGTCAAAGGTCTTCGAAAAGCCGGAGTTGAAATACCTGGAAAAGATCGGGGATAACGCCACCGGCAGCCTGCCCGGCACGGCCGGGAATTACAAGTTCGAGATAACGGTCAATTTGAAATAGAACCACCAGGGCCGTCCGCGAAAAACACGCCACCGCCTGTGGCGGGGTGCCTTTAAGACGGCAAAAAGATGCGAAATCAGGATTTATTATTTCGGATATTTAGCGTATTTCGCAGGAAAGTGGTTTATCAAGCAGAAACAAGGAACTGAATAATTGTTAGAACTCATAAAAAATAAGTACGCCCGGTACCGGCCGTTCCTGAGAACCTGGGCCATCATTGGACTGGGCCTGGTGCTGTTCTGCCTGCTTGCGGTCAGACCGCTTTACACCAGAGCCGCCAGGGGCCTTGGGCGCTGCTATGGCCTGCAGAGGCAATACGCCCAGGCTATGGGTCTGATATCCAAAATGCCGGAGATCGAGACCGAGAACGCCAAGCTGGCCTACTTAGGCTGGTACGGGGCCGATGGCGGCCCCCAAAACCAGATGCAGTCAAAATTATTGGCCTCCCTTTTGGAGACAGCCCAAAAAAGCCAGATAGAATTTCTGTCCCTGCGGCCCTTTGCCCTGCGGGAAGAAGGGGATTATTATCTTTTACCTTTCAAGCTGGAGCTGAGGTCCCGTTACCATTCCATCGGAAAATTTCTTTCGCTGCTTGACCAGGGGACCTGTCTGGTCAAGGCCGACGGCATCAGGATGCAGGGTGAAAAAAGCGGGGCTCCGCTGATCTCGGCCGAGGTGGAGGCCCGGGCTTATTTCATCAAAATGAAATTTACCGCCGCCGGACTAAGACCCAAAGCCGGCAAATATGCCGGAGACTCCGGCTTTGTATATAAAACGCAGAACCGGGATCCCTTTGTCCCCAGCGGGGCCACCGAGGACATGGTGGCCAGAAGCACCGGGCCAAGCTTTAGGCTTAAGGGTGTGGTCTGGGAGCCAAACAAGCCTTTGGCGGTTATCATGGACGCAGCCGGGGTAACCTTTATGCTGCGCCAGGGGGAGACTATGGGTACGGACAAGATCCTGGCGATAAAGGAGAACGGGGTGACATTAAGACGGGCTAACGGGACCAGGTACGAGCTTAAGACCTGGGAATGATCCGTGATATCAAAATACCAAAATAGGATGCATGATTCAACCCGGAAGAATTATTCCGGGGATTTTTTTAGGCTTGGCCCGGCCGCCGGACAAAAGGGCATAGCATTGATCTCGGCCATATTAGTGGGATTTATCATCCTTTCTCTTGTCCTGGCCTGGAGCGCTGTCATCCTCAGCCGGGAAAAGGGGGCTACAAGGGAACAGAAACGCTTTCAGGCCAGGTACACGGCACTATCAGGGTTAGTGAAATCACGGTATAATATATCACGCGGAGCCTGGGCATTTAAACCCGGCAATCCGGAAAAACACAAGGAACAGGTCTTTCTGGAAGGCGGTGATTGCGAGATCGAACTGGGACAGGAAGCCGGTTACTATAAAATAACCAGCACCGGGATATATAAAGGCTCCCGCCAGAAGGTCACAGCTTTTTACGGGCTGAATCCGGACTCGGCTTTCCCCTGCGCCTTGATGACCTCGGACCCCAGAGGGGTGATACTCAACTCCGGCTGTCAGGTGACAGGAGATATTTCCGCACAGCAACCGCCTCAGAACCGG
Proteins encoded in this window:
- the pilO gene encoding type 4a pilus biogenesis protein PilO — protein: MLELIKNKYARYRPFLRTWAIIGLGLVLFCLLAVRPLYTRAARGLGRCYGLQRQYAQAMGLISKMPEIETENAKLAYLGWYGADGGPQNQMQSKLLASLLETAQKSQIEFLSLRPFALREEGDYYLLPFKLELRSRYHSIGKFLSLLDQGTCLVKADGIRMQGEKSGAPLISAEVEARAYFIKMKFTAAGLRPKAGKYAGDSGFVYKTQNRDPFVPSGATEDMVARSTGPSFRLKGVVWEPNKPLAVIMDAAGVTFMLRQGETMGTDKILAIKENGVTLRRANGTRYELKTWE
- a CDS encoding RHS domain-containing protein — protein: MNGDKNGDKLFAANEDLQLNQWNELWVDLDKNIQGYTGGTVRGVHMHASPGAVIRFDGIYTCSRNWSTYYYHTDYLNSPRAMTDQSGAVVWRQDYLAFGADYSLSATGNTHKFTGHIKDNATGQYYAKARYFTTGLGRWSQPEPLLKGVPGKGLLTTPQLLNPYVYCNNNPLKYTDPDGKWIAPVLGAAIVGIGIDYAMQWRASGKSFSEYYKSGEYSTKRAAIIGGSSSVVAGAGALAGVAQGTLVAKALFVGSVGAATSISKQAALGENPSSKTAAISGATSAAGYCVTSGVSALANQVSPPTFITQQPIVNPNGGTAGFESVWNSTPTTSVLNEGIKAAGDVTGEVIQSVVEQTTENKKKEDNTGGGQ
- the pilM gene encoding pilus assembly protein PilM: MFTAFFPKKYLGLDIGNSAVKIAEVAVSRSRITVTRLIKAQLPPQDPEQHRDMVPVAQALCDLAQKHQLRDKGVYSNLSGAYVASRLFTLPAMAHHELLAYIRSHASEYFPASVKINEVEFDFHLLKEEFKEGQESVQLMLAAGRKKAVISQLEMIEQAGLLPAALDASSLSLLNSFVAHPAMLTGKPLAIIDIGHSLTKVMVVKDQMVNFVTEVALGGDAITRAIAQKYSLEHQQAEDVKLKLSLLAKIEDEDVITIGGQRINASEIYQTVLPVMKQLAGELQKVRRFLLIDKAWQFMLLTGGASRSFGLKDTLESELLCPADMQDTINGLEIGPPLNQEVPEFSLAIGLALKAIRPFVNRIDLIPASERLRVEDKMIVAATGRFAKASGLALAVISAAFLLAWLGSGYVCRRTDLKFKTISTEWQKAKQLRDINAELLRGSEILNGIPAQRAGLAPALADLSQSAPQNLWLTALDIKGRMQPGQEDEADIFTTVQCRLAGYSIAQEQVLSLVKSLEKSKVFEKPELKYLEKIGDNATGSLPGTAGNYKFEITVNLK